One region of Manduca sexta isolate Smith_Timp_Sample1 chromosome 25, JHU_Msex_v1.0, whole genome shotgun sequence genomic DNA includes:
- the LOC115444965 gene encoding sodium/hydrogen exchanger 7 isoform X7, translating to MNPILGFVSFLFYFVAVCQGSGTDIELDAKATLLHRIDSLNLLIYTCLLTLTVLTIWVFKHRRVSWLHETGLAVIYGLIVGAIIRYAGSSNHITYIDVSPNVDTKYNLSVPPDMLRFHFPDKIPISPGDAPVPNKTYAYSFRGEIVNVEQNEIDLKATFDPEIFFNIILPPIIFHAGYCLKRKYFFRNLGAILTFAMVGTALSALVIGSLMYGCVQLMPASLAASFTFLDTLYFGALISPTDPLTVLAIFSQLKVDVNLYAMIFGESVLNDAVALVLSGAIQNYETRYSKDGGFEITAFLGAIGDFIGIFSLSLLVGAFMGCLTALMTKFTHVREWPLLESALFVLMSYAAFLIAEVFELTGVVAVLFCGICQAHYTYNNLSSDSRNRTKQLFELLNFLAENFIFTYIGVSMFTFPKHHFDPWFIIAGFITSTLGRAINIYPLSFLLNLGRKPPIPMNFQHMLFFSGLRGAMSFALAIRNTVSEARQAMLTTTSLIVIATVVLQGGAATHALAYLRIPTGQGQSDENEALPYRDVRSRGRMVVKWSNGAKEVIMPWQLNSYDVCKNIFISMIKMYLITQFMHAHKHVIT from the exons ATGAATCCTATCCTGGGTTtcgtttcttttcttttttattttgtagctgTATGTCAGGGATCAGGCACGGATATTGAGTTAGATGCGAAAGCGACGTTGTTACATCGAATAGACAGTTTGAATCTGTTGATATATACATGTCTTCTTACTCTGACCGTTCTTACTATATGGGTTTTCAAGCACCGTCGAGTCAGCTGGCTTCATGAAACAGGACTGGCCGTAATATATG GTCTGATTGTGGGTGCAATAATTCGCTATGCGGGCAGTTCAAATCACATCACCTACATTGATGTGTCCCCTAATGTGGACACAAAGTACAACTTGTCTGTACCACCAGACATGTTACGTTTCCACTTTCCTGATAAGATTCCAATATCACCTGGAG ATGCTCCAGTGCCAAACAAGACCTACGCCTACAGCTTTAGAGGAGAAATAGTCAATGTGGAACAGAACGAAATAGATTTGAAGGCAACATTTGATCCTGAGATATTCTTTAACATTATTCTACCTCCTATTATATTTCATGCTGGATACTGTCTTAAGAGG aaatatttctTCCGCAACTTGGGAGCCATTTTGACATTCGCGATGGTTGGTACTGCTTTGTCGGCTCTAGTCATCGGATCTCTGATGTACGGGTGTGTTCAACTGATGCCAGCGTCGTTGGCAGCGAGTTTCACTTTCCTGGACACCCTGTATTTTGGTGCATTGATCTCGCCCACCGACCCTTTGACTGTTCTTGCCATATTTTCACAATTGAAG GTGGATGTGAATTTATACGCGATGATATTCGGAGAGAGCGTGCTCAATGACGCCGTTGCCTTGGTGCTCAGCGG AGCTATACAAAACTACGAAACACGATACTCTAAAGATGGCGGATTCGAAATAACGGCATTTTTGGGTGCGATCGGCGATTTCATAGGAATCTTCAGTCTTTCTCTACTCGTCGGTGCTTTCATGGGCTGTTTGACTGCATTG ATGACGAAGTTCACGCACGTCCGCGAGTGGCCGCTGCTGGAGTCGGCGCTGTTCGTGCTCATGTCGTACGCCGCCTTCCTCATCGCGGAGGTCTTCGAGCTCACAG GTGTGGTGGCGGTGCTGTTCTGCGGCATATGTCAGGCGCACTACACATACAACAACTTGTCGTCGGACTCGCGCAACCGCACCAAGCAGCTGTTCGAGCTGTTGAACTTTCTGGCCGAAAACTTCATATTCACGTACATAGGCGTCTCGATGTTCACTTTCCCGAAACATCACTTCGATCCGTGGTTCATCATCGCTGGTTTT ATAACGTCGACTCTCGGCCGCGCTATCAACATCTACCCGCTTTCGTTTCTGCTGAATCTGGGACGCAAGCCGCCCATACCCATGAACTTCCAACACATGCTGTTCTTCTCAG GTCTGCGCGGCGCGATGTCGTTCGCGCTGGCGATCCGCAACACGGTGTCGGAGGCGCGGCAGGCGATGCTCACCACCACGTCGCTGATCGTCATCGCCACCGTGGTGCTGCAGGGCGGCGCCGCCACGCACGCGCTCGCCTACCTGCGCATACCTACAGG GCAAGGGCAAAGCGATGAGAATGAAGCGTTGCCTTACCGTGACGTCAGAAGT CGAGGCCGCATGGTAGTTAAGTGGTCTAATGGCGCGAAGGAGGTGATTATGCCTTGGCAACTAAACAGTTACGACgtatgtaaaaacatttttatatctatgattAAGATGTATTTAATAACACAGTTCATGCATGCACACAAGCATGTTATAACGTAG
- the LOC115444965 gene encoding sodium/hydrogen exchanger 6 isoform X6: MNPILGFVSFLFYFVAVCQGSGTDIELDAKATLLHRIDSLNLLIYTCLLTLTVLTIWVFKHRRVSWLHETGLAVIYGLIVGAIIRYAGSSNHITYIDVSPNVDTKYNLSVPPDMLRFHFPDKIPISPGDAPVPNKTYAYSFRGEIVNVEQNEIDLKATFDPEIFFNIILPPIIFHAGYCLKRKYFFRNLGAILTFAMVGTALSALVIGSLMYGCVQLMPASLAASFTFLDTLYFGALISPTDPLTVLAIFSQLKVDVNLYAMIFGESVLNDAVALVLSGAIQNYETRYSKDGGFEITAFLGAIGDFIGIFSLSLLVGAFMGCLTALMTKFTHVREWPLLESALFVLMSYAAFLIAEVFELTGVVAVLFCGICQAHYTYNNLSSDSRNRTKQLFELLNFLAENFIFTYIGVSMFTFPKHHFDPWFIIAGFITSTLGRAINIYPLSFLLNLGRKPPIPMNFQHMLFFSGLRGAMSFALAIRNTVSEARQAMLTTTSLIVIATVVLQGGAATHALAYLRIPTGQGQSDENEALPYRDVRSETPHGSDGGGGQKARLARVWGAVDARLLKPLLTHARPPLTDTLPAFMRPVARLLTTTHQYTQGDSTLRRTDSDSDLCIDEPQAMPTSIDPQLSINVRNGYGHV; encoded by the exons ATGAATCCTATCCTGGGTTtcgtttcttttcttttttattttgtagctgTATGTCAGGGATCAGGCACGGATATTGAGTTAGATGCGAAAGCGACGTTGTTACATCGAATAGACAGTTTGAATCTGTTGATATATACATGTCTTCTTACTCTGACCGTTCTTACTATATGGGTTTTCAAGCACCGTCGAGTCAGCTGGCTTCATGAAACAGGACTGGCCGTAATATATG GTCTGATTGTGGGTGCAATAATTCGCTATGCGGGCAGTTCAAATCACATCACCTACATTGATGTGTCCCCTAATGTGGACACAAAGTACAACTTGTCTGTACCACCAGACATGTTACGTTTCCACTTTCCTGATAAGATTCCAATATCACCTGGAG ATGCTCCAGTGCCAAACAAGACCTACGCCTACAGCTTTAGAGGAGAAATAGTCAATGTGGAACAGAACGAAATAGATTTGAAGGCAACATTTGATCCTGAGATATTCTTTAACATTATTCTACCTCCTATTATATTTCATGCTGGATACTGTCTTAAGAGG aaatatttctTCCGCAACTTGGGAGCCATTTTGACATTCGCGATGGTTGGTACTGCTTTGTCGGCTCTAGTCATCGGATCTCTGATGTACGGGTGTGTTCAACTGATGCCAGCGTCGTTGGCAGCGAGTTTCACTTTCCTGGACACCCTGTATTTTGGTGCATTGATCTCGCCCACCGACCCTTTGACTGTTCTTGCCATATTTTCACAATTGAAG GTGGATGTGAATTTATACGCGATGATATTCGGAGAGAGCGTGCTCAATGACGCCGTTGCCTTGGTGCTCAGCGG AGCTATACAAAACTACGAAACACGATACTCTAAAGATGGCGGATTCGAAATAACGGCATTTTTGGGTGCGATCGGCGATTTCATAGGAATCTTCAGTCTTTCTCTACTCGTCGGTGCTTTCATGGGCTGTTTGACTGCATTG ATGACGAAGTTCACGCACGTCCGCGAGTGGCCGCTGCTGGAGTCGGCGCTGTTCGTGCTCATGTCGTACGCCGCCTTCCTCATCGCGGAGGTCTTCGAGCTCACAG GTGTGGTGGCGGTGCTGTTCTGCGGCATATGTCAGGCGCACTACACATACAACAACTTGTCGTCGGACTCGCGCAACCGCACCAAGCAGCTGTTCGAGCTGTTGAACTTTCTGGCCGAAAACTTCATATTCACGTACATAGGCGTCTCGATGTTCACTTTCCCGAAACATCACTTCGATCCGTGGTTCATCATCGCTGGTTTT ATAACGTCGACTCTCGGCCGCGCTATCAACATCTACCCGCTTTCGTTTCTGCTGAATCTGGGACGCAAGCCGCCCATACCCATGAACTTCCAACACATGCTGTTCTTCTCAG GTCTGCGCGGCGCGATGTCGTTCGCGCTGGCGATCCGCAACACGGTGTCGGAGGCGCGGCAGGCGATGCTCACCACCACGTCGCTGATCGTCATCGCCACCGTGGTGCTGCAGGGCGGCGCCGCCACGCACGCGCTCGCCTACCTGCGCATACCTACAGG GCAAGGGCAAAGCGATGAGAATGAAGCGTTGCCTTACCGTGACGTCAGAAGT GAGACGCCGCACGGCAGCGACGGCGGCGGCGGGCAGAAGGCGCGGCTGGCGCGCGTGTGGGGCGCGGTGGACGCGCGCCTGCTCAAGCCGCTGCTGACGCACGCGCGGCCGCCGCTCACCGACACGCTGCCCGCCTTCATGCGGCCGGTCGCCAGGCTGCTCACCACCACGCACCAGTACACGCAAGGG GATAGCACATTACGCCGAACGGATTCTGACTCTGATCTTTGCATTGACGAACCTCAAGCCATGCCTACGAGCATTGACCCACAG CTATCAATTAATGTTCGGAATGGATATGGGCATGTCTGA